The DNA segment GATCCGCAGCACCGCCGCGACCTCCTCACGGGTGAAGTCGTCCTTGGTCACGTCACGGAGCTGGTCCAGCCGCGCGAGCGCGGCGAACTGGCGGGCCTGCGCGGCGGCGATGCACTTCTCGTACCCGGCGAGCACCGCAAGAGCGATCTCCGCCGGTGCGGTCGAGAGGTCGACAGTGTCGAAGGCGGCGTGGGTGGTGCCGGAGGCGGGGAGTGCCTCGACCTGGTCCAGCTCCTCGACGTCGAACATGTGTTCGAGTCTACCACATGCGAGCGCCGCCGAACACCCGGATTCCCTTACGTAGCAAGGGTTTCCGTGAATCAACGGTCACCGCAGACGAGCCAGGAAGCGAGGCAGCCACAGAGCTGCCTCACCCCGTAGACGCGCGCTTTCGGGTCGGGCGGTGGGGTCAAGACTCCGCCAGACCACCGCACCCACCCAAGAACGAGACGCGGAGTCTTGACACCCACCGCCCGACCCCAACACTAAGAAGAGGGGTGAGGCAGCGGCCCACGCGAAGGCAGCGGCCAACGCGAGGCACCGGTCAACGTGAGGCAGCGGACGCCAAGACCGGATGGAACCGGGCCAACGCCCACCCACCCTCGTCCTCGACGCGCAACTCGACCGCCTGATCGATCCTCAACGAGTCCCTCTCCGCCTCGTCGTCGAACACCAGGTTGGTGATCAGCCGCGGTCCTTCGTCGAGCTCGACGACCGCGACGTGGTACGGCACCTTGTCGGCGAAGTACGGGTGGAACGCGCGGTGGTAGACGACCCAGCTCACGAGCGTCCCGGTGCCCGCGCTCGCCTCGTAGCGCCAGTCGGGCAGCAGGCACCGC comes from the Streptosporangiales bacterium genome and includes:
- a CDS encoding DNA-binding protein, with translation MSEFPAPPVTDLSRPYWDGLAAGELRFQRCTSCAHAWLPPRDECPRCLLPDWRYEASAGTGTLVSWVVYHRAFHPYFADKVPYHVAVVELDEGPRLITNLVFDDEAERDSLRIDQAVELRVEDEGGWALARFHPVLASAASR